The DNA segment GGGAGAATGTGTACAACATCTCGAAACGAGCTTAGCATACTTTGCACCATGAACATGTGCAGTAGTTGCAGCTTCATCTCAGTTCCCTGCTGCCCCTGCAATCTTTCCTCCTTTATAGTCCATAAATGGCTGAGCGTGAATCTCGTCTGCCATTAAAGTAACAGCACTCTCATGCGATTTCAATTTATTAAACCTCTGGCCAATGTATTTAAGAAAATTCTGATCACCTGATTCGTTATCAGGTGATAGGTGGAAAGAGGAGCAGGTGTTTCTAATGGTACTCGGATGCGGCAAAGTCAAACAACCAGAGCCCCTCAAAAACTTGTATGCATGAGGAGATATAGTATGCAGATGCAAGCAAGCACCATTGTTTGAGATGAGTACTGCAGTCACTCTCAAGCAACAACACTTGTTCCCTCAGAAGTTTAACAGAGTCCTTTCTGTTTTTGCGGACGCTTTCCTTAATCTTTTCCATGAGGTTTACTATCAGGTCAGTAAGGCCATCAGATGAACCTTTGTCGTCAGAAATCTGCTGTAGCTTATTTAATATGTCAAGTAGGACATTGATGTCACCGATTTCGTCAGGCACGACAAAATCTCCTAAACGTTTCACTGAGTTGCCGTGAAAACACCCGTGATACGAAGATATGCGAAAACAGTAACAGAACACTGTAGGACCAGCGCACTCTCATTTGCAATATTCAAGAACATGCTACAGTTTGGGTGATTAATAATAGTCCATTCAACCGGGACACACTTGACGTTTAAGCGCTCCATCATTTCATGCAGAGATgaaaatttgcactgcatttgttCTTGTCGATAGCAGGCTGCTGACACTTCAATAGCACGAGCAAGACATTTGCCTCCCGGCGCATTTTTTCGGCATCTGGGGAGCTCCTTGCTGGCACGGCATCTTTCTTTGACAGGTACGAGGGACAGCCAGGGAATTAGGATGGCACTGACCCAAGACGCAGGTGTGGCACTTTTAGAGGGACTTCGAACACCTTTCCTGTCCGGGGATTGGTGTACGATGAGGTATGTTCAAGGCAGGATGCATGGAAGTGTAAGGCGCACACCTGTTTTACAATAGCAAAAGTGCGACGCACCACATTACCAATGCAGTACAATCTAATATCGAGGTAAAGCTTAATTTTTGTCATGGCTCCCTTAAATACTGTTCATTTGTGGCAACAGTAGAGAAAATGACTTCGTATCTTGTTGTTGGCAGTAGGCACAAAATCCTTTCGGGGAATCGCACTGAGCCACTTGTAAAGCTGTTCATCCTTTGGCAAAGGAAACACTTGAACCTTGTTCCCCGTCTTGTAGTTGCTTGAGCACATAGGTACACAATACTTGTTAGGCATGTCGAAGCCTGCATGTCGCAGAACGGGCGCAAGGAAAACAGCACTGAAGCGACCACGAGGCGACTGGCTCGACGAACTAGCTGCGTGTAACAAGAGGGGAAAAATGAGCCGGGAGGCGACGGGACGGAAATGCCGGTATGGAGAACCGGAGGCAGCCGCAGGCAATGGCAATGCCCAGGTAGGACGGTGGGTGCTGACGTCACTAGAGAGGGCACAGGCCTTGAAAAGTTTAGGAGGTGTTGGCAtaggtgcgtcgctcgcatgaaggtgcttcaccAGCATAGTGTCTCGTCTATaattgtcgctggagtattaatgtagaaattgcactgattaaatcaaatacaacaaacTAATCACAACGGAAACAACCGGACATGAGcttctgacggccacaagggtcaggtaccacatggtgctactgcgtcgcggattgtttcaacaccgcatCGTTCTAGTCATTTCCAGATCggtgtctcacaagctcttatgctgctgattacgtctttcatggcgccgacaagaatgactgactgcgacagaatcACGCCAAACAGCTATcccacttgggcatgtgccgccctagcagcgttaagaaaatcttttcccacgaacacctgttcgactactcagtgttcccatgcttgcctgcagtgcaaacctcacttaagaacaaggaCTATAGGTTTCGCGTGGCTACAGTGTCTGCAgtatcgtgctctgcggtgaagaggcgttaagagacgacgcaacttacggcccgagagctcaacttcaaaaattatttccTCGCTTCAAACAAACATTACCTGgataaaaacttcagaaatggaaGGCAATAAGCTGTTTTACGTaatccgctattgtttgtatttttacttggaccacctcagggtgaaattaacgagtgttttggcTCAAAATTCACTTTTTGTAACTAGATTTTTTCCTTCTGCatccgcagtttcatcacctgtaaaatTTATTATAGGTACTGGACATCTACAGGAACAAAACGGCTATTCCAGAATTTCCGAGAGAAAgttcatatttaaaacaaaaaatgacaaaaatgacacattttcatactttttcgattaaaaaaaatatttatgccgtgtaaagCAGCATGCTCCGAATTGTATCGAaagacagaatctgtgcaaatgtcaatgaaaaactttttggagtgttttctaaatatttgcttatttagcagtgcctgttttctcatttttttctgaatattcaaTCTTCCCTCacttcacgaataaattttttaggcaaaaatgcttcaggctttcattacgcacattacgatgtttccacgaattttttgaacaaattggagatggcgagcgcaacgcctgggatgtttggcgtggaatgatccaggtggaactatgtgagtatgacgtcaggggacgaaaaggcggcatagtttcggtttcgcgaattcaagatggcggccattaaaattgattGTGTCCTCCTATACCCGCATTCTCCcccgtatgacgtcaggggacgaaatggtggcatagtttctgtttctcgaatctaagaaggcggccattaaaattggttttgcccTCCCATGTATATTTTGAACCCATTGGAAGGCCAGTTGGAGCGTCCAATTGTAATGCCGGCCCACACAAAACAAATTGTTTGCTTCCAATCGGAAAATTTCCCATTATTTACTTGGAACCAGTTGCAAGCTTCAAATGGAATAGGAGGGGCATTCCAACTGGAACACTTATAGAAAGGTTAACCGCTGGCTTCCTAATCAAGTGGCAGCTCCAAGTAGGCCGCAGGCGAGCATGCATGACACACAAACCATAGGCATAAACGTTGCGGCAGTTCCTGTCCCTATGGTTTGTCTGTctgtgttgccaggaagaaaaaaggaaagtgcacaggcttgctcactggctcaagccgagccacaatcgctaccacgtgcagatagtaggagagttgaaagatgggatagtaaagacgcgttgaagacaaggccgattgcggaggtagtgcaatataccgggccaaccggtggcggaagtgaagcaaacttcaaactctccgccacatttccaaaaataagtccaattggatccGTACCAGATATTCTTGCATGTGGCCCACTTAGAGCTAatataaacgaaaacgtagcatatggacgggccccccagtatactctgttaaaccACTTAGAGCTGCCACTCATAAAGAGGATCAGTTCGGCCTGATGCTGCATGCGACGCACATTTTCAGCGCTCGATTTGTGAATTGTGGTTCGTACAcgagcgatgagggacgccgtagtggagggcttcggattttaGACCACATGGGATTCCTTAACATacaacgacatcgcacagcacacgggcgtttttttatttcgcctacatcgaaatgcggccgccacggacgggatcgaacccaggaccttgggatcaggtgctgaacgccaaagccactgtaaCGGGTCACTTTATTTGTGTTCGTAAATAAAATATTACAGTCGAACCTGGATTATGAAACTCGAAGGGGTTCACGAAATAGTTGATATACCGGTATATCGATAATTCAGTGTAGGAAAAATGGCGATAGGTAAGCTTATCTATGACCtggaagcaagaatacaatgcatcCGTTCTTGTGACACGGTGCCTGGCTGACGACGATCTTCTGCCTGGTCAGGTCCGTTGACCGCTACGAGGTGTCCTAGTCCTCCCAGGTTCGGAGAGGCACCAGCCCGGCGGGGGGAGGGGACGCCGGGCATGACGGGAGGATGTGTGCAAGGGTGGCCTTGGGGCGGGAGCACAAGGTGCATATGGGGGTACCGGCTTAAATTTATAGAGATGGGCTGGTGTAGGTAGCGTGTGCGTCTGCAGGGGACGCCAGACTGATTTCTTTGCGGTAGTAAGGGATGGGTGGGGTGGCGGGAGATGAGGGCGCTCAGCGCGGTAGTTTGTGGTGAGCTCAGCAAACGAGTGCATACGCTCCTTCGAGAAATTCCCCACGAGGTCCGCCTGTGCCCGACTTCTAGACTCTCGGGCTAAGGAGTCGGCGGCCTCGTTGCTGGGATTTCCCAAGTGCGCAAGCATTCAGATGAGCTCAGCGCTTTAGAAtaggtaaggggggggggggggggggtgcaccagGGATTGTGCAGGGTGGTGAACCCTGTTCCTGGCATAGTTTAGAATGGCTGTTTTTGACTCACTGATGATGTAACCGACATTTGTGTATGCCAGAGCAATAGCGGTCTTCTCGGCTCCCTCAGGggtggtgcctgaaggaagctcgaAAGTTAGGGAGGCTATGGGGGGGTTGCGGACAACCGCAGTGGCTCCATGCTCATCGCAGGTGacatccacccaaacgcatccCCATACCATTTATGTCGCGCTGCCTCGCGCGCCTTTCTCCGACCTTGATTACGGTGGGGGTGCATGTTCCTCGGTAATGGTTTGACATGGATCGAAGTGCAGATCTGGGTAGGGAGTGTTCTTAGTGATGTATTGTTTGCGGAGATAGTGATGCAGGCCTATTGCTGATTGAGTATGTGTCGTCCGGCAGCACCTAATCAAAGGTTCTGGGCTTGTATGTGGACCTCTCGAAGTTCTTGTAATGTTATGGACTCCGCGTTCGAGCAGTCTCTTAATTACAGGGAAGCTCACTTGTGGCGTGCACCGTAGCGGTGCCCTAGCGCATGCCATCCGCCTtgtttgcgggaggtgcgggattcgacccCCTGCCGCCGCGTACCCATCGGTCTCTAatgttcccctggcctggtgctcagattCTGTGAGATGAGAtgattgggaaattggtcttgacCCTACCGCGTGTACGTCACCGCGAACACCCAATAGGCGTTCGAGCGCGCTCCGCACAGGAGCTGGTGGAGTGTCTGCACCGTGGTGTAAGAATATTTTCTTACACCATGGTCTACACTCAATCGCGAAAGCGTTCAACAGCTGCGCTGGTCAAACGCATTAATGAGAAAACAACCGTTGAAGCATTTAATCCAACTCTGTTCTGATGGTCCACCGGTACCGGGCGTGGATATGGGTCAATCTTGGAGAGGgcggttggggggggggaggtccgtttgaaccatgcatttcttcgactttttttttgtaaaactaaattgagttcagcatggttttcctgtaTAAAATTTCCTCTCGCTTTGAGGATTGGGGGCGAACATACTCCACCCCCTCCCAATATCAGTGTACGAGCACATGGTGCAACCACCGCGCTTCGTGCCGCACGTCGCGGAGATTTCACCTACGGTTAAATTGATGATCAGCTGCTAATTGTATATAACATGCAACGTCTCCGAGGCTTCTTTAAGCCGTCCTCGTTCGCGTTGGTAGCGCCAGCATACTTGCATTCGTTGTGGCGCTATGGAGCGCTGTCACCATCAGTAGCGGCGCCCTCTTTTTGCCAAGCAACAAGAACAGGAGCTTACACGCCTCCAAGTGATAGAACAGCCTTGCTCTCGCCGTTATTTCCAACTCATGCTGGGACTTTATTGCGAATATATATCGTTTCGTGTTGCGTCacaccaaacaattttttttctaataaaaccaAATGCTCGCCATGGCCAGTAGCCTGGCTTGCCTAATATACATCGTCTATTTTATCGGAACTCTGCAAGCCAAATGGGAATTTCGATGGCGGTGTCTCAGGCAGtgtcggcgagggcgtcctcgttgtcgaactctccctcgtcgtcggctgtggcctcctggtactgctGGTACTCGGACACCAGGTCATTCATGTTGGACTCTGCTTCGGTGAATTCCATTTCGTCCATGCCTTCCCCAGTGTACCAGTGCAagaaggccttgcggcggaacatggCTGCAAATTAAGACGGGCACCACGAATATTAGTTGTTTTTGTAGGCTTTCACGAATTGCAGCGGAACTTATACAGCTAGTTCAATTCTATCCGTCCGAATTATTTCCACCAAGTTACCCAGCTGTTCGGATTTTTGTTTCTGCGccaacaagtccagctttctccggcaaaaatttcgaaaattggaaaattttaagacactgttaaggaaatattgaaggtaatggtccattattctgatatgtagcaaaaccttccttttaaagtgtttccagcgatcgcaccggacgcttttgaagatagcgaaaacgtgaatagaaaaaaaaactaagagactgcctcgggtgatctgcggatatattgattgttttagtgaaatcttgcattatacgagaaaactgcgttcatgaacggcttcccgcttaaaaatacttttgtccataaTTCCTGAGTATCCGATTTCAAAAAGCGCCTTTCTCGATCATGAGGATCGGATTGAGCAATGGCGTCCAAAAATAGGCCTGCCTAAACTTGCAACAGAAGTGGAATAATCCAAGTTTTCTTTTGTATGCTGAGCGGCGGCGCGGATTAGCGTGAGGAGGGAGTGCTCACACACGCTCGCCATCTAAAGGGCGTAACTACATCCGAGATTTGcttttagtaaaaatcgattttcGGCTTTTTATGGGGTATGTAGATGTTTATCCGGCAACAAAATACGCATTAtgtcgagaaaattggatttaaaaattttcccgcttctcgattcaaactcgtgacgtcaagacAAGCGAAATTCGTGACCACCGCTTAGTGAATAGCGATGTAgactagcctcagggatccacgaccaaaaaacaaaaaggaagaaaactcttGAAGCACTGTagtttgcttgcaaaaacggTCGGTGATGGCGgcatctgtatttcattttttgaccgTTACCTGGCTAGGGAAGGGGACGGACCTTTGTCCCCGTTTGGGTTGTCCACTGTTCGGGTTAGAGGTGCGCAGGGTTGAATGGGGGAAGTTCTAGAGATTGTGTAGGGTATCTAGGTCTGAGTAGAGTGACTCTAGGTCTGAGGTAGCTCACTCCCCACGGCACGGGAACAAATGCCCATCTCTTTCCCTTTCGCCTAGCCTTAGTCGTAGTAGTGATAAAAGTGTCTTTCGCAATTAGAACGCTGCTACATTTCCATACAGGCCAACTTGAATTTGTCCTCAGAGTCTCTTTAAAGGTGGCCGCTTCGTTACCTCTTTATGAGTGATTTTTACGGGCACTGCTAAATTTGTAACGTCGGAAACATTACCCCTCCTTGATACACGGTCTGCACTTGGTGAACAGGGAAATGTCGCGCTTGTCATCTGAGATGTTTAATGAACGGGGTCGTTCCTTGCAGCTTGTGGTTTGTCAGTGAAATGCGCGTACAAAAGTTTTGCCGACACTGTTTGTGACGTCATCTTTGTCACAAAAGAACACCGCATCCAACACACCCCTGTTTTGGTTTAGGTTTTCTGCTTTTTGCTCTTTGCTGATTGTTTTACTCACAGTTCTATTAACAACAGATTGCAACGAACAGAGAGGGCTTTAAGCAATATTACGGGAGCGCCAccttaagattaaaaaaaataataatcccaAAGTTGCCCTTGAACGATGAAGTAGGCGCTCTATGCAACTGCAGATTGTACGTGTGAACTGCAGGCTGTGCTGTGAGTAGAATGTAATTCGAGCAATTCTGATAAATGACTGACCAGTGAATTGCTCTGAAATGCGCTTGAACAGCTCCTGAATGGCCGTGCTGTTCCCGATGAACGTCGCAGACATCTTGAGGCCACGGGGTGGGATGTCGCAGACGGCGGTCTTGACGTTGTTCGGGATCCACTCGACAAAGTAGCTCGAGTTCTTGTTCTGGACGTTAAGCATCTGTTCGTCGACCTCCTTCATGCTCATGCGGCCGCGGAAGATGGTGGCTACCGTCAGGTAGCggccgtggcgggggtcgcaggCGGCCATCATGTTCTTGGCGTCGAACATCTGCTGCGTCAACTCTGGCACGGTCAGCGCCCTGTACTGTTGGCTGCCTCGGGACGTGAGTGGTGCGAAGCCGGGCATGAAGAAGTGCAGAcgcgggaagggcaccatgttgacAGCCAGTTTTCGCAGGTCAGCGTTCAGCTGGCCGGGAAACCTGCGTGTGTATGGTTACTTAAGTTGCtttaagactgtttttttttgcgttaagcACCGCGAACAAGAGCCTGCAGGCGCCGCGCCATTCATGTCCCCAATTGTGCTACGAAGTTATACACAACACAAGCTATTCCCTCTTCAGGTGTGGTGAAGTAGTTTGCAGGCCTAAGCGGCTGTGGCCATTGTGGGCATCGGGCCATTCTTCGACGGCAGTGATCGGTGCCACTCACTACAGCTTCGCATATAGAGATGTCGAGTGACAGTAATAGACTACGATcactgagaaaagaaagcttcGTCACCTGAGGCATGTTGTGACTCCGGACATTGTGACAGAAACCAGGTGGTTGAGGTCCCCGTATGTGGGAGTGGTGAGCTTCAGGGttcggaagcagatgtcgtataGCGCCTCGTTGTCAATGCAGTAGGTTTCGTCGctgttctccaccagctggtgcaCGGACAGGGTGGcgttgtagggctcgacgacggtGTCGGAGACCTGCAGTTTTGAATGCGCTTGAATTCGCACTTTCTGTCGACGTGGTGCAAAGCCTACCACATCTATGCACAAgaaaaattttctcatttttaagCACTGTGATTCTTCGATTTCTCGCTACCATTGTCGAGCATTAAAGGGACAAGAAATTATTTTGATGGTCAAATTATAGGGCAGCGATCAGTAGAGGTGGCCTTTGTCAGTATTAATTCGAGTCAAATtcaaaagctctgcgtggaccctacacACACCTCCTTCACGCCCCGACGTCAtgcagatgcggtggcgctgatgtcagtagcgCCTTTGGCACGGCAGGCAAaataggttccgcctgcccgtgcccaccagctgctgcagctgctggcggGACTGCGCAACTGCATCATGCCCGCGCCTCGATATGTTTCTCGCTGATAGATACCGCATTAAGgaatgggccacggtagtaaagcgcgaagtctgggcctCGATCGCCGCTTCCAGGCAATGTACTTCGTAGCAGGGGAGTTGCGTTCATtctcctgaacatcagcatagtacgcttataattgcttaaggagaaaaaaacacaaatgtcTGCGCACGTAATTATCACGTCGAGCCGT comes from the Amblyomma americanum isolate KBUSLIRL-KWMA chromosome 1, ASM5285725v1, whole genome shotgun sequence genome and includes:
- the LOC144113931 gene encoding tubulin beta chain-like; this encodes MTDEYRGKYVPRAILLDLEPGTMDSVRSGPFGQLFRPDNFIFGQSGAGNNWAKGHYTEGAELVDSVLDVVRKEAESCDCLQGFQLAHSLGGGTGSGMGTLLISKIREEYPDRIMNTFSVMPSPKVSDTVVEPYNATLSVHQLVENSDETYCIDNEALYDICFRTLKLTTPTYGDLNHLVSVTMSGVTTCLRFPGQLNADLRKLAVNMVPFPRLHFFMPGFAPLTSRGSQQYRALTVPELTQQMFDAKNMMAACDPRHGRYLTVATIFRGRMSMKEVDEQMLNVQNKNSSYFVEWIPNNVKTAVCDIPPRGLKMSATFIGNSTAIQELFKRISEQFTAMFRRKAFLHWYTGEGMDEMEFTEAESNMNDLVSEYQQYQEATADDEGEFDNEDALADTA